A portion of the Acidisarcina polymorpha genome contains these proteins:
- a CDS encoding family 43 glycosylhydrolase — MRQAIFPFSRCSAILTVLLLTSICGGQSNAKTFTNPLLPSGADPWVLQWHDTYYYMNTTGQNLTIWKTADITDLAHAEKKVVWTPPLTGPYSHEIWAPELHRIQNRWYIYFAADAGTNASHRVWVLENKSEDPMAGTWQMKGKLSSPADHWAIDPSVFEVDGADYVVWSGWDTESNGVQRIFIARLLNPWTLGSKPTIISTPEFPWEKVGDILKSAQVESLPHVDVNEGPEILQHDRKIILIYSASGCWTDYYELGMITATAGSDLLDPSSWKKSSNPVFWQSPEASVYGPGHNTFFKSPDGKEDWILYHANSEPGQGCGRSRSPRAQRFTWNPDGTPDFGRPIATSQPLPKPSM, encoded by the coding sequence ATGAGACAAGCGATTTTCCCATTTTCGCGTTGTAGTGCGATATTGACGGTTCTTCTTCTCACTTCGATTTGCGGTGGCCAGAGCAACGCAAAAACATTTACAAACCCTCTCCTGCCGAGTGGAGCGGACCCTTGGGTCCTGCAATGGCACGATACCTACTACTACATGAATACTACCGGCCAAAATCTGACCATCTGGAAGACCGCCGATATCACCGATCTAGCGCATGCGGAGAAGAAGGTAGTTTGGACGCCACCGCTAACCGGCCCCTATTCGCATGAGATCTGGGCCCCGGAACTGCACCGCATACAGAATCGTTGGTACATCTATTTCGCCGCAGATGCAGGAACAAATGCTTCGCACCGAGTGTGGGTTCTAGAGAACAAATCTGAAGATCCGATGGCAGGCACGTGGCAGATGAAGGGAAAGCTTTCCAGCCCAGCAGACCACTGGGCGATCGATCCATCCGTCTTTGAAGTAGATGGAGCGGACTATGTCGTCTGGTCAGGGTGGGACACCGAGTCGAATGGTGTACAGAGGATCTTCATCGCCAGGCTGCTTAACCCATGGACGCTGGGCAGTAAGCCGACAATTATTTCTACCCCCGAATTTCCCTGGGAGAAAGTCGGCGACATCCTTAAGTCAGCACAAGTTGAATCTCTTCCCCATGTGGACGTGAATGAAGGCCCGGAGATCCTGCAGCACGACCGTAAAATCATCTTGATTTACTCTGCAAGTGGCTGCTGGACAGACTACTATGAGCTGGGAATGATCACCGCTACGGCAGGCAGTGATCTACTCGATCCATCCTCCTGGAAGAAGTCTTCGAACCCGGTCTTCTGGCAGTCTCCCGAAGCATCGGTATACGGTCCAGGTCATAATACGTTCTTTAAGTCGCCAGACGGGAAAGAGGATTGGATCTTGTATCATGCCAACTCCGAACCAGGCCAGGGTTGCGGCCGGTCGAGGTCTCCTCGTGCTCAACGATTCACCTGGAATCCCGATGGAACGCCCGACTTTGGACGCCCCATTGCGACTAGCCAACCGTTACCGAAACCATCCATGTAA
- a CDS encoding tetratricopeptide repeat protein has protein sequence MAFRRMAILSLFAPVLSLGQSSAIEDAQADTIAHKYDDAMRICESLLETNPANQAAVAGEIDAASKAALDLRSQNRMEDALSYLLRANRMIPNEPSLLFDIGILENQMHLNKDADEALHKSFLLKPQDPMTLYAIARVKMDLGLYPDAEAAMRSYLEKRPGDASAHYGLGRILLINLKDDAALKEFQLAIDLQPTQTESYYEIGEISLRANDLDKAETNYQLCLKRDPQHGGALTGMGVIAFRRKQYQQAADFLDRAVHLAPQFQTAHYYDGLTLAKLGRKAEAEAELATASKMAAQENARKDDLRRLAPQ, from the coding sequence GTGGCCTTTAGAAGGATGGCGATTCTCTCGCTCTTTGCCCCCGTGCTGTCGCTCGGTCAATCAAGCGCCATCGAAGATGCACAGGCCGATACCATCGCACACAAGTACGATGATGCGATGCGCATCTGCGAATCACTCCTGGAAACAAACCCCGCCAACCAAGCCGCGGTAGCGGGCGAGATCGACGCAGCATCCAAAGCTGCCCTCGATCTGCGTAGCCAGAACCGCATGGAAGATGCTCTGTCCTATTTGCTTCGAGCGAACCGGATGATCCCAAATGAGCCTTCGCTGCTTTTTGACATCGGTATTCTGGAGAACCAGATGCATTTAAATAAGGATGCGGATGAGGCGCTCCATAAGTCATTTCTACTCAAGCCCCAAGATCCGATGACCCTCTATGCCATTGCGCGGGTCAAAATGGATCTTGGGCTTTACCCTGATGCGGAAGCGGCGATGCGATCCTATCTAGAAAAACGCCCGGGAGACGCAAGTGCTCATTATGGGCTTGGACGAATATTGCTCATCAACTTGAAAGACGATGCTGCACTCAAAGAATTTCAGCTAGCCATCGATCTTCAACCAACTCAAACCGAGTCCTACTATGAAATAGGCGAGATCTCGTTACGCGCGAACGACCTCGATAAAGCCGAGACAAACTACCAGCTTTGTCTTAAACGCGATCCACAACATGGTGGGGCGCTGACCGGTATGGGCGTCATTGCATTTCGTCGCAAGCAATACCAACAAGCCGCTGATTTTCTGGATCGCGCGGTTCACTTGGCGCCTCAGTTTCAGACTGCTCATTACTACGACGGGCTAACTTTAGCCAAACTCGGTCGGAAGGCAGAGGCGGAGGCGGAGCTTGCGACTGCAAGCAAGATGGCGGCACAAGAAAACGCTCGCAAAGATGATCTCCGCCGACTCGCTCCGCAGTAG
- a CDS encoding O-antigen ligase family protein has product MSTTITIRPHPVTAEHKVRSAATGSVWLIPDTWAALIPLLFLVVRGTFSFEGVDTNVPNGGVYGSMLSASALNGARHIVEIVVFYAIMCALCLPWYKIICKSFLQNWLLTAIPVVALLSTVWSAVPSRSFAFSIMALVNTAFGIYLAKRYSRAQLLELFIGLGVIALVLSFLLVAVYPAAGLDHKENMPNAWEGLFGHKNHCAMIMLLLLIPAFHVKASRGLPQILRALYVVATISLIVMTTARTGWILLMLALFFVPFVRLLARMRQKDRFVLATLVISVSLIVSLVGLYEASNIALMLGKDPTFSGRTDIWKAVLRPIFKHPYLGYGYYAFWTKANPEALATALAIGSTGLGNAENGVLQMWLEMGALGLGLLFLALAHLCKMGMACFRKDHSGFIQWSLCMVFLSLLYGLLAGDKFMFPHTIEWTILVLVYVCMHDDLQRLRQPRSRKISYPL; this is encoded by the coding sequence ATGAGCACTACTATAACTATCCGGCCTCATCCGGTGACGGCGGAACACAAGGTGCGGTCTGCCGCAACAGGCTCCGTTTGGCTAATCCCTGACACATGGGCAGCTCTCATCCCGCTCTTATTTTTAGTGGTTCGGGGCACCTTTTCTTTCGAAGGCGTTGACACAAACGTGCCGAATGGTGGTGTCTACGGGAGCATGCTATCTGCCTCAGCATTGAATGGCGCGCGCCACATCGTCGAAATAGTGGTTTTTTACGCGATCATGTGCGCACTTTGTCTGCCGTGGTACAAAATCATCTGTAAATCTTTCCTCCAAAACTGGCTCCTCACAGCGATTCCCGTGGTAGCGCTCCTGTCTACCGTGTGGTCAGCGGTTCCGTCACGGTCTTTCGCGTTTAGCATTATGGCCCTCGTCAATACGGCCTTTGGCATCTATCTGGCGAAGCGGTATTCGCGGGCACAATTGCTTGAGCTATTCATAGGGCTCGGAGTGATCGCTCTCGTCCTGAGCTTTCTCTTAGTGGCGGTCTATCCCGCCGCAGGTCTAGACCACAAAGAGAACATGCCGAATGCATGGGAAGGTCTCTTTGGGCACAAGAACCATTGCGCGATGATCATGCTATTGCTCTTGATTCCCGCCTTTCATGTGAAGGCTTCCAGAGGACTTCCGCAGATCCTACGTGCCCTCTACGTAGTAGCGACTATCTCCCTAATTGTGATGACGACCGCTAGGACGGGCTGGATACTTCTGATGCTCGCCTTGTTTTTTGTGCCGTTTGTGCGGCTGCTGGCTCGTATGAGACAAAAGGACCGGTTTGTGCTCGCTACGCTGGTAATCAGCGTTTCTTTAATCGTATCCCTGGTTGGTCTTTATGAAGCGTCTAACATAGCGCTCATGCTTGGTAAGGACCCTACCTTCAGCGGTAGGACGGATATCTGGAAGGCCGTTCTGAGACCTATTTTTAAGCATCCATATCTTGGCTATGGATATTATGCATTCTGGACGAAGGCAAACCCCGAAGCGTTGGCTACCGCCCTGGCCATCGGAAGCACAGGTCTGGGAAATGCCGAGAACGGCGTCCTTCAAATGTGGTTGGAGATGGGCGCGCTCGGTCTCGGCCTCCTGTTTCTTGCCTTGGCACACCTTTGCAAAATGGGGATGGCCTGCTTCCGCAAGGACCACTCCGGCTTTATCCAATGGTCTCTCTGCATGGTTTTTCTGAGTCTGTTGTATGGCCTGCTTGCCGGGGACAAGTTCATGTTTCCGCACACCATAGAATGGACAATCCTTGTGCTTGTCTACGTATGCATGCATGATGACCTGCAGAGACTGCGGCAACCACGGTCGCGGAAGATTTCATATCCTCTGTAA
- a CDS encoding DUF1175 family protein — MTLPADGRQRRAIHLRLRGGEHLPPEEVLISGINAQVFPDEAGAVVQVASPVCPGRRTLVLNYGQARSTVTLNFLPDATDLYGDGTPEFLRLHSPADRTAFRAWFAALADSAAALPPVRLPREIDDCAALLRWCYRGALHAHDEAWLGQQPFETLPPLGSVAQYVYPLTPVGAGLFRIRPGPYGAADATNGSFAQFADAETLMRRNTHLVTRDVRVAREGDLLFYRQLEQNSPYHSMILTGNSAGVADNWAVYHTGPIGNAPGEIRRVSVEDLLRHPDRRWRPLPENSNFLGVYRWNILRADGP, encoded by the coding sequence GTGACCCTTCCAGCCGACGGAAGACAGCGCCGAGCGATACATTTGCGTCTGAGAGGTGGAGAACACCTGCCGCCGGAGGAAGTATTAATCAGCGGGATCAACGCGCAGGTCTTTCCCGATGAAGCGGGAGCGGTTGTGCAAGTGGCGAGCCCCGTGTGTCCCGGCCGGCGCACACTTGTTCTGAATTACGGGCAGGCGAGGTCCACGGTTACGCTGAACTTCTTGCCCGACGCGACCGACCTTTACGGCGATGGAACGCCGGAGTTTTTACGTTTGCACTCGCCCGCCGACCGCACTGCTTTTCGCGCGTGGTTCGCCGCGCTGGCCGACTCCGCCGCCGCACTGCCGCCCGTCCGTCTTCCCAGGGAGATCGACGATTGCGCCGCTCTCCTGCGCTGGTGCTATCGCGGCGCCCTGCACGCCCATGATGAGGCGTGGCTAGGCCAGCAACCATTCGAAACGCTGCCTCCGCTTGGCTCGGTGGCGCAATACGTCTACCCGCTCACTCCGGTTGGTGCGGGACTCTTCCGCATTCGACCGGGACCGTATGGCGCCGCTGATGCCACGAATGGCAGCTTTGCCCAGTTTGCCGATGCCGAGACGCTGATGCGCCGCAACACCCACCTGGTGACGCGCGATGTGCGCGTCGCGCGCGAGGGCGATCTGCTGTTCTATCGGCAGCTTGAGCAAAACTCCCCCTATCATTCGATGATTTTGACTGGAAATTCGGCCGGAGTAGCGGATAATTGGGCCGTGTATCACACTGGTCCCATCGGCAACGCTCCTGGAGAAATACGTCGCGTCTCGGTCGAGGATCTGCTTCGGCACCCGGATCGCCGCTGGCGCCCGCTTCCGGAGAATTCCAACTTTCTTGGCGTCTACCGGTGGAACATTCTGCGCGCGGACGGCCCGTGA
- a CDS encoding alpha-2-macroglobulin family protein: MTAQTVLSGSTRQFEAASGRRPRRTLFVSLGLFLLCALQLARGESKPVSFNLSTGKSFAPNEPIKIHLYSRNVDALEFRVYRVDDPVKFIENLRELHSFGNEVPFGPAERIDERTWLERFHDWKEEIWSNLRDFFRHQFSREARSALRSKQYAYTRKSRIVSEAEFAQIPILNSKQLVARWRQQVPATYISDNNDVPVKNLGAGLYLVEATDGRYKAYTLLMVSQMALVTRTAAGGVLGFVVDRLTGAPISGVKVDVGFGQKLAVSASTGADGVADLALAGSKTEQDNFWVVAGKGAEFAVSTPGSYALSSSGGGKWAAYIFTDRPVYRPTHTVHWKAILRLREGNALAVPPPQSVHVTIVDQQDKALFDCSIPLNPAGFVAGDFDLPKDASLGYYSIRVGDGENVVSGDFHVEEYRKPEYRVQVSSAQKRVLQGQAMQVTIDSRYFFGEPVANGKVKYRVYHDRHYWFGEGNDEESSTQSDDSESDSGGYAGDEEAEKTGQLNADGKLVISVPTQVVSQGDGDFDYTVEAGVTDAANREITGRGRFLATYSTFRVNIEPISYAVRAGEAAKFRVTAVDYDDKPVQTKVNVKLVYRHYHDGKTDTIAGGAVDVSTDSTGMGTGAITVQEKRYSSAELHADATAIQPGTRDPIGQAYLWIMGAAQIDYGFGSNQPTQIVADKKSYAPGDIAHLSIISETPGFDALVVVQGYTVQKREVMHSDGRTIAFDLPITSDSQPNINVDAIFLKDNTLYQASKNIKVPPTQQQLHVEITPTHDVFQPDQTAEYDVVTRDFAGRPVIADLSFGVVDEAIYSLYPDTSGDMVSRLYPQRYGYSQVDSSLTYYFYGAAGTKSPLLAMRNLRYRPQLAQVKPGNEAKPRVRKAFPDTAYWNPSVRTDASGHAHVTLKFPDSLTTWRATVHAITANSQAGSAISRVLVRKNILVRMGTPRFLRNGDEIMLPVIAHNYLDTAKQAKLSLSVDGLDVVNGAEQSVNIPSKGEATAIWRLRATKMGTAKLVASAITDAESDALAINFPVEPNGVAKDIPLSGILSDGPRVEKSIVFPVNTESAAHSLRINVSPSISGSLFSALDYLTSFPYGCTEQTMSSYLPNVIVAETLSRLNVPARIDLAELQAKMQAGLDRLADYQHDDGGWGWWKEDVSQVYMTAYVVSGIGQGAKFVPLRGNQRAMLENGQRYLRTQLDQHPRMRPELRSAVVYALAESGEKNIQVPLDQQWSRRNDLQPEALAMTGLAMLEAGDHRAVQIATLLESSTKKQGIVAYWKGSYAPLLDADYENDAEATAFAIRLLARVDANSPLLPAAAQWLMLNRDGGVWWDSTEQTAMVLFGLVDYLAVSHELDSDFTAEVTVNGRSAGQRHFTPADATSGASLSIDLDASSLQPGANSIRIERSSGTGPVYWSIGGTYYTTDKSQYQAGTISLNLTRDYYKLQPTQKDGKIVYSLQPLRGDAQIGDVLAVHEAINGSPMKYLLLEDPIAAGTEFVASEDSYPLEQRPGGWYGWYTRREFRDDRAVFFSTTFSGRQEIFYLVKVVNPGSFVISPARVQPMYQPGIQATSDELQLQVPAPPATGGAQ; encoded by the coding sequence GTGACCGCGCAAACCGTTCTGTCCGGCTCAACCCGCCAATTCGAAGCTGCTTCGGGCCGTCGTCCTCGAAGAACCCTGTTTGTATCCCTGGGGCTGTTTCTGCTATGCGCGCTTCAGCTCGCGCGCGGCGAGAGCAAGCCGGTTTCATTCAACCTGAGCACCGGCAAGAGCTTCGCTCCCAACGAGCCGATCAAGATTCATTTATATAGCCGGAATGTGGACGCGCTCGAATTTCGCGTGTACCGAGTCGACGATCCAGTGAAGTTCATCGAGAACCTGCGCGAGCTGCACTCCTTTGGCAACGAAGTTCCCTTCGGCCCGGCGGAGCGGATCGACGAACGCACCTGGCTGGAACGCTTCCACGACTGGAAGGAAGAGATTTGGTCCAATCTCCGCGACTTCTTCCGCCACCAGTTTTCAAGGGAAGCGCGAAGCGCCCTGCGTTCCAAACAATACGCCTACACGCGGAAAAGCCGCATCGTCAGCGAGGCGGAGTTTGCGCAGATTCCGATACTAAACTCCAAACAACTGGTCGCGCGCTGGCGGCAACAGGTGCCGGCGACTTACATTTCCGACAACAACGATGTGCCGGTCAAGAACCTCGGCGCGGGGCTGTATTTGGTTGAGGCGACTGACGGCCGCTACAAGGCCTATACGCTGCTGATGGTCAGCCAGATGGCGCTGGTTACGCGGACTGCCGCCGGTGGTGTGCTCGGATTCGTCGTAGACCGGCTTACTGGAGCGCCGATCTCGGGCGTGAAGGTCGACGTCGGCTTCGGCCAGAAACTGGCGGTCAGCGCATCTACGGGCGCGGATGGGGTTGCCGATCTAGCTCTCGCGGGCAGCAAGACCGAGCAGGACAACTTCTGGGTGGTTGCAGGGAAGGGCGCGGAGTTCGCCGTGTCCACTCCCGGGAGCTACGCGCTAAGTTCGTCGGGCGGGGGGAAATGGGCTGCGTACATATTCACCGACCGGCCGGTTTATAGGCCGACGCATACCGTGCATTGGAAGGCCATTCTGCGGTTGCGCGAAGGCAACGCGCTCGCCGTCCCGCCTCCGCAGAGCGTCCATGTCACGATTGTCGACCAGCAGGACAAAGCGCTCTTTGATTGCAGTATTCCGTTGAATCCCGCCGGATTTGTGGCGGGCGATTTCGATTTGCCCAAGGATGCTTCCTTGGGCTATTACAGCATCCGTGTGGGCGATGGCGAGAACGTCGTCTCGGGCGACTTCCATGTAGAGGAATATCGAAAGCCAGAATATCGAGTGCAGGTCTCCTCAGCGCAAAAGCGTGTACTTCAGGGGCAGGCTATGCAGGTCACGATCGACTCGCGTTATTTCTTCGGCGAGCCGGTGGCCAACGGCAAGGTGAAATATCGGGTTTATCACGACCGCCACTACTGGTTCGGCGAGGGCAATGACGAAGAAAGCTCGACGCAGAGCGATGATAGCGAAAGCGACTCGGGCGGCTATGCAGGCGACGAGGAGGCAGAGAAGACCGGTCAGCTTAACGCCGACGGCAAGCTCGTCATTTCGGTGCCCACCCAGGTCGTTAGCCAAGGCGATGGAGATTTCGATTACACCGTTGAGGCGGGAGTCACGGACGCCGCGAACCGCGAGATTACCGGACGCGGGCGCTTTCTCGCTACGTACAGCACCTTCCGCGTAAACATCGAGCCGATCAGCTATGCGGTGCGCGCCGGAGAAGCGGCAAAGTTTCGCGTGACCGCCGTCGATTACGACGACAAACCTGTCCAGACGAAAGTGAACGTGAAGCTGGTCTATCGTCACTATCACGACGGAAAGACGGACACAATCGCGGGTGGGGCGGTCGATGTCTCGACCGACTCAACCGGGATGGGGACCGGCGCGATAACGGTGCAGGAGAAACGATACAGCAGCGCGGAGTTGCATGCGGACGCCACCGCCATCCAGCCGGGGACACGGGACCCGATCGGCCAAGCCTATCTATGGATCATGGGCGCCGCCCAGATCGACTACGGATTCGGATCGAACCAGCCGACGCAGATCGTCGCCGACAAAAAGAGCTATGCTCCCGGCGACATAGCGCACCTGAGCATCATCTCCGAGACGCCCGGCTTTGACGCGTTGGTCGTGGTGCAGGGATACACCGTGCAGAAGCGGGAAGTAATGCATTCGGATGGAAGGACGATTGCATTCGATCTGCCCATTACCTCAGATTCGCAGCCAAACATCAATGTGGACGCGATCTTTTTGAAAGACAACACTCTCTATCAGGCGAGTAAGAACATCAAGGTTCCGCCCACGCAGCAGCAGTTGCACGTGGAGATCACGCCAACTCATGATGTCTTCCAGCCGGACCAGACCGCCGAATACGATGTGGTCACCCGCGATTTTGCGGGTAGGCCGGTTATCGCCGACCTCAGCTTTGGGGTGGTGGATGAAGCGATCTATTCGCTCTATCCCGACACCAGCGGCGACATGGTGAGCCGGCTGTATCCCCAGCGCTACGGATACAGCCAGGTCGACTCATCTCTGACCTACTACTTCTATGGAGCAGCGGGCACGAAGTCTCCCCTGCTCGCCATGCGCAATCTCCGCTATCGCCCCCAGTTGGCTCAGGTGAAGCCTGGCAATGAGGCGAAGCCGCGTGTGCGCAAGGCCTTTCCGGACACCGCCTATTGGAATCCTTCGGTCCGCACCGACGCCAGCGGCCATGCGCACGTGACTTTGAAATTTCCCGACTCGCTCACCACCTGGCGGGCCACGGTGCACGCCATCACGGCAAACTCGCAGGCAGGTTCCGCTATCAGCCGCGTGTTGGTGCGCAAGAATATCCTGGTGCGCATGGGCACGCCGCGCTTTCTACGCAACGGCGACGAGATCATGCTGCCGGTGATCGCCCACAATTATCTCGACACGGCAAAGCAGGCGAAACTATCGCTCAGTGTCGACGGGCTAGATGTCGTGAATGGCGCCGAGCAGAGCGTAAACATTCCCAGCAAGGGCGAGGCTACGGCGATCTGGCGGCTGCGCGCGACGAAGATGGGAACCGCGAAGCTGGTGGCGAGCGCGATCACGGACGCCGAATCCGACGCTCTGGCAATAAATTTTCCGGTGGAGCCAAATGGCGTCGCCAAGGACATCCCTCTGAGCGGTATTCTTTCGGACGGCCCGCGAGTGGAGAAGAGTATTGTGTTTCCCGTAAACACGGAATCTGCCGCGCACTCGCTGCGGATCAACGTCAGTCCATCGATCTCGGGCTCGCTTTTCTCCGCGCTCGACTATCTCACCTCGTTCCCCTACGGCTGCACCGAGCAAACGATGTCGAGCTACCTGCCCAACGTCATCGTCGCGGAGACTTTGAGCCGCTTGAATGTTCCGGCAAGAATCGACCTGGCCGAGCTGCAGGCGAAGATGCAGGCCGGACTCGACCGTCTCGCAGACTACCAGCATGATGACGGCGGGTGGGGATGGTGGAAAGAGGACGTCAGCCAGGTCTACATGACCGCCTACGTGGTGAGCGGCATCGGCCAGGGCGCAAAGTTCGTTCCCTTGCGCGGCAACCAGCGGGCGATGCTAGAAAATGGCCAGCGGTATCTTCGGACCCAACTGGACCAGCATCCGAGGATGCGGCCGGAGTTGCGCTCGGCCGTTGTCTATGCACTCGCTGAATCCGGCGAGAAGAATATCCAGGTGCCGCTCGATCAACAGTGGTCGCGGCGAAACGACCTGCAGCCCGAGGCGCTGGCGATGACCGGCTTGGCGATGCTCGAGGCTGGAGACCATCGCGCCGTGCAGATCGCGACGCTGCTCGAATCCAGCACGAAAAAACAAGGCATCGTCGCTTATTGGAAAGGCTCCTATGCGCCGCTCTTGGATGCGGACTACGAGAACGATGCCGAGGCGACGGCGTTCGCGATCCGTCTGCTTGCCCGGGTCGATGCGAACAGTCCGCTGCTACCGGCCGCCGCGCAATGGCTGATGCTCAACCGCGATGGGGGCGTCTGGTGGGACTCGACTGAGCAGACCGCTATGGTGCTTTTCGGGCTGGTCGATTATCTGGCGGTTTCGCACGAGCTCGACTCCGACTTTACGGCGGAGGTCACCGTCAATGGCCGCTCCGCAGGTCAACGTCACTTCACTCCCGCCGATGCGACCAGCGGCGCCTCGCTGAGCATCGATCTCGACGCCTCTTCGCTGCAGCCTGGCGCCAACAGCATTCGAATCGAACGTTCGAGCGGAACAGGACCTGTCTACTGGTCGATCGGCGGCACCTACTATACGACCGACAAGAGCCAGTATCAGGCGGGGACGATTTCGTTGAACCTGACTCGCGACTACTACAAGCTGCAGCCCACCCAAAAAGACGGCAAGATCGTTTATAGCCTGCAACCCCTGCGCGGCGACGCGCAGATCGGCGACGTGCTGGCCGTTCACGAGGCGATCAACGGCTCGCCGATGAAGTATCTACTACTGGAAGATCCGATCGCCGCCGGCACCGAGTTTGTCGCTAGCGAAGACAGCTACCCGCTCGAGCAGCGTCCCGGCGGTTGGTATGGCTGGTATACGAGGCGCGAATTCCGCGATGACCGGGCCGTTTTCTTCTCGACGACATTTAGCGGACGGCAGGAGATCTTCTATCTAGTCAAGGTGGTCAATCCGGGAAGCTTCGTCATCAGCCCGGCGAGGGTGCAGCCGATGTATCAACCTGGCATTCAGGCGACCAGCGACGAGCTTCAACTGCAGGTTCCGGCTCCCCCAGCCACGGGCGGCGCGCAATGA
- a CDS encoding SpoIID/LytB domain-containing protein: protein MTAPLVLTGPRELSAGGTLKVIDNDTGEQKSAAGLWHLRSDRNGIDVVLTLSSERYVAAVLNAETAGDEAPESLRAMAIVARTYALNGPHYSAQPAHLPADLCDSTGCQAMRLGEVSAAIDDAVRDTAGETVWFQGRRAEVFFSEHCGGMTEDASTVWPRLHGATYLRRHPDPYCLRRGTAAWHTEVSSAEFSSIASAQGWQLPEPLVAAKVVQRSGSSRALQAEFSDAHSHSTWLMASALRLGIDRTLGWNRIRSDQYELALRGGILVFDGHGYGHGVGLCQTGAAEMASEHKSTKEILGFYFPGTAVRIGLDDQGWRITHTPSFTVRSTQIESAAQLEELEGIWREAMQRFSPHGKLSPEITIAPSTELFRQLTSLPGWVLASTQGTRLVLQPASVLNKGGSIRKVMLHEMLHLLVESEATYHAPLWFREGMVEELSDEALSSASSMPHEAIDNALRSAASWSESERAHRAAGARVHMLAERYGMSTLRGWLRSGLPSGVA, encoded by the coding sequence TTGACCGCGCCACTGGTACTTACCGGACCGAGAGAGCTATCTGCCGGCGGCACGCTCAAAGTTATAGACAACGACACTGGCGAGCAAAAAAGCGCTGCCGGACTATGGCATCTAAGATCGGACCGCAACGGAATCGACGTGGTGTTGACTTTGTCAAGCGAACGCTACGTCGCGGCAGTGCTGAACGCGGAAACAGCGGGCGACGAGGCGCCCGAATCCCTGCGCGCAATGGCGATCGTCGCACGTACGTATGCGTTGAATGGTCCACACTATTCCGCACAGCCTGCACATCTTCCCGCGGACTTGTGCGACAGCACCGGGTGTCAGGCGATGCGTCTCGGAGAGGTGTCCGCCGCCATCGACGACGCGGTCCGCGACACGGCGGGTGAGACCGTGTGGTTTCAGGGCAGGCGTGCAGAGGTCTTCTTCAGCGAGCACTGCGGAGGCATGACCGAAGATGCCTCCACGGTCTGGCCTCGTCTTCACGGGGCAACGTACCTCCGCAGGCATCCCGATCCTTATTGCCTTCGCCGCGGTACGGCAGCCTGGCACACCGAAGTGTCGTCGGCAGAGTTTAGCTCGATTGCGTCCGCGCAAGGATGGCAGCTGCCCGAACCACTAGTCGCCGCAAAGGTGGTTCAGCGCAGCGGATCTAGTCGAGCGCTTCAGGCTGAGTTCTCCGACGCTCACTCACATTCGACATGGCTCATGGCGAGCGCCTTGCGGCTGGGCATCGATCGCACTCTGGGTTGGAACCGGATCCGCAGCGACCAGTACGAGCTCGCGCTGCGCGGCGGAATACTCGTCTTCGATGGACACGGATACGGACACGGCGTCGGCCTTTGCCAAACGGGCGCGGCAGAGATGGCCAGCGAGCACAAAAGTACCAAAGAGATCCTCGGATTCTATTTCCCTGGCACAGCGGTCCGCATCGGCCTCGACGATCAGGGATGGCGAATTACCCATACGCCGTCCTTCACCGTGCGCAGTACACAGATAGAATCAGCCGCTCAACTAGAGGAACTGGAGGGGATATGGCGAGAGGCAATGCAGCGATTCTCGCCGCACGGCAAGCTCTCTCCAGAGATCACTATCGCCCCATCCACCGAACTCTTTCGCCAGCTGACGTCGCTGCCGGGGTGGGTCCTGGCAAGTACCCAGGGAACACGGCTCGTGCTGCAGCCGGCATCGGTGTTGAATAAGGGCGGCAGCATCAGAAAAGTGATGCTGCATGAGATGCTGCATTTGCTGGTGGAATCAGAGGCCACCTACCACGCCCCGCTATGGTTCCGCGAGGGGATGGTGGAGGAGTTATCCGACGAGGCACTTAGTTCTGCCTCGAGCATGCCCCACGAAGCTATCGACAACGCTTTGCGAAGTGCAGCTAGTTGGAGCGAGAGTGAACGCGCTCATCGAGCCGCCGGCGCCCGCGTGCACATGCTGGCTGAGCGTTATGGCATGTCCACGCTACGCGGCTGGCTTCGCTCGGGACTTCCCTCCGGAGTCGCCTGA